One stretch of Mustelus asterias chromosome 21, sMusAst1.hap1.1, whole genome shotgun sequence DNA includes these proteins:
- the airim gene encoding AFG2-interacting ribosome maturation factor isoform X1 yields MGRSRDGPWSGIRFLEQKVMSQGQVLLVLHQALEKCFQVVEQQQISWDSTLTECLPILSSLSNLAEQLQACNKVVFKNTPFREFPDLQARLKYKLNQAIEIKLEQLGEKMSILKKVRDTTNNQVTSCFQTYEQHADAIGLTAILERSCLCPSVADMLEWLQDVQRFYRSQYLSRRLLLQDISPDNLPNLRALPQSWSSVSERMDQDLVRDTLLKVTYFMETREGS; encoded by the exons ATGGGCAGATCGCGAGACGGACCGTGGAGTGGGATCAG GTTCCTGGAACAGAAAGTAATGTCTCAGGGACAAGTGTTGCTGGTTCTTCATCAAGCCCTAGAGAAATGTTTCCAGGTCGTTGAGCAGCAACAGATTTCATGGGACAGTACACTGACTGAATGTCTCCCCATCCTGAGCTCACTGAGTAACCTAGCGGAGCAACTCCAGGCATGCAACAAAGTGGTGTTTAAGAATACTCCCTTCCGAGAATTTCCTGACCTGCAAGCCCGTCTGAAGTATAAACTCAACCAGGCTATCGAAATCAAGTTGGAACAACTTGGTGAAAAAAT GAGCATTTTAAAAAAGGTACGGGACACGACAAATAATCAAGTGACATCGTGCTTCCAAACGTACGAACAACATGCTGATGCCATTGGTTTGACTGCAATCCTTGAGCGTTCATGTCTCTGCCCTTCGGTGGCAGATATGCTGGAATGGCTTCAAGATGTCCAGCGCTTCTACAGAAGCCA ATATCTATCCAGGAGACTCTTACTTCAGGATATCAGCCCtgataatctgccaaatcttcGAGCTCTCCCCCAATCCTGGAGTAGTGTGTCAGAACGGATGGATCAGGACTTGGTTCGAG ATACTCTACTAAAGGTGACATACTTCATGGAAACGCGTGAAGGCTCCTAG
- the airim gene encoding AFG2-interacting ribosome maturation factor isoform X2: MSQGQVLLVLHQALEKCFQVVEQQQISWDSTLTECLPILSSLSNLAEQLQACNKVVFKNTPFREFPDLQARLKYKLNQAIEIKLEQLGEKMSILKKVRDTTNNQVTSCFQTYEQHADAIGLTAILERSCLCPSVADMLEWLQDVQRFYRSQYLSRRLLLQDISPDNLPNLRALPQSWSSVSERMDQDLVRDTLLKVTYFMETREGS; the protein is encoded by the exons ATGTCTCAGGGACAAGTGTTGCTGGTTCTTCATCAAGCCCTAGAGAAATGTTTCCAGGTCGTTGAGCAGCAACAGATTTCATGGGACAGTACACTGACTGAATGTCTCCCCATCCTGAGCTCACTGAGTAACCTAGCGGAGCAACTCCAGGCATGCAACAAAGTGGTGTTTAAGAATACTCCCTTCCGAGAATTTCCTGACCTGCAAGCCCGTCTGAAGTATAAACTCAACCAGGCTATCGAAATCAAGTTGGAACAACTTGGTGAAAAAAT GAGCATTTTAAAAAAGGTACGGGACACGACAAATAATCAAGTGACATCGTGCTTCCAAACGTACGAACAACATGCTGATGCCATTGGTTTGACTGCAATCCTTGAGCGTTCATGTCTCTGCCCTTCGGTGGCAGATATGCTGGAATGGCTTCAAGATGTCCAGCGCTTCTACAGAAGCCA ATATCTATCCAGGAGACTCTTACTTCAGGATATCAGCCCtgataatctgccaaatcttcGAGCTCTCCCCCAATCCTGGAGTAGTGTGTCAGAACGGATGGATCAGGACTTGGTTCGAG ATACTCTACTAAAGGTGACATACTTCATGGAAACGCGTGAAGGCTCCTAG